One genomic region from Muriicola soli encodes:
- a CDS encoding sigma-54-dependent transcriptional regulator, producing the protein MPKILVIEDEAAIRRVLVKILSEENDKYQLEEAENGHIGLELIKKNDYDLVLCDIKMPKMDGVEVLEAGRKIKPEIPFIMISGHGDLDTAVNTMRLGAFDYISKPPDLNRLLTTVRNALDRKELVVENKILKKKVSKKYEMIGESSEISNIKDIIDKVAPTDARVLITGANGTGKELVAHWIHQKSERSNNPFIEVNCAAIPSELIESELFGHVKGAFTSAIKDRAGKFETANKGTIFLDEIGDMSLSAQAKVLRALQENKISRVGSDKDINVDVRVLAATNKDLQKEIEEGRFREDLYHRLAVILVNVPALNDRRKDIPLLIEHFSEKIAVEQGTVPKKFSSKAVSLLKDYNWTGNIRELRNVVERLTILGNDEITEEDVKLFASK; encoded by the coding sequence ATGCCTAAAATATTAGTAATAGAAGACGAGGCAGCCATTCGCAGGGTGCTGGTAAAAATTCTAAGTGAAGAAAATGACAAATACCAGTTGGAAGAGGCCGAAAATGGCCACATAGGATTGGAGCTGATCAAAAAGAATGATTACGACCTGGTGCTGTGCGATATTAAGATGCCAAAAATGGATGGGGTGGAAGTGCTGGAAGCGGGCAGGAAAATAAAACCTGAAATACCATTTATCATGATTTCCGGTCACGGCGACCTCGATACAGCTGTGAATACTATGCGCCTGGGGGCGTTCGATTATATTTCCAAACCACCGGATCTCAACCGATTGCTTACCACAGTGAGAAATGCACTCGACAGGAAGGAATTGGTTGTTGAGAATAAGATCCTGAAAAAGAAAGTGAGTAAGAAATACGAGATGATCGGTGAAAGTTCCGAAATCTCGAATATCAAGGACATCATAGACAAAGTAGCACCCACAGACGCCAGGGTACTAATTACAGGCGCCAATGGTACCGGGAAAGAACTGGTTGCCCATTGGATCCATCAAAAAAGTGAGCGGAGCAATAATCCTTTTATAGAAGTGAACTGTGCCGCAATACCGTCGGAGCTTATTGAGAGTGAGTTGTTCGGACACGTCAAAGGAGCATTCACCTCGGCAATTAAAGACAGGGCAGGTAAATTTGAAACGGCAAATAAAGGCACAATTTTTTTAGATGAGATCGGAGACATGAGCCTTTCAGCACAGGCCAAAGTACTTCGAGCCCTGCAGGAAAATAAAATTTCAAGGGTGGGTTCCGATAAAGACATCAACGTGGATGTACGGGTTTTAGCAGCGACCAACAAAGACTTACAAAAAGAGATAGAAGAAGGTCGGTTCCGGGAAGATCTTTACCACCGCCTTGCCGTTATTCTCGTAAATGTTCCGGCCCTAAATGATCGTAGGAAAGACATCCCTCTGCTCATTGAACACTTTTCAGAAAAAATTGCCGTAGAACAAGGCACGGTACCGAAAAAGTTTTCGTCTAAAGCGGTTTCACTCCTAAAAGATTACAACTGGACAGGTAATATTCGTGAATTGCGCAATGTAGTAGAGCGACTCACTATTTTGGGGAATGATGAAATCACGGAAGAGGATGTAAAACTCTTCGCCAGTAAATAG
- a CDS encoding mechanosensitive ion channel family protein has protein sequence MENLKSIFSSFKDFLSYQIIESENIHITVGTLLTIVIAIIVVTYFLRIVHNLVVKKLPKSDQNKFVSIFSFLKYLFYVLVIIVILHSSGVNLTVLLTASAALFVGLGFALQTLFQDIISGVLMILDQSIHVGDIIEVEGKVGRVFEIRLRSTRALTRDDKVLIIPNHIFLTNTIYNFTQNHNTTRESLVVGVAYGSDVQLVTKILEETAMDQIGVLKDPPPFVQFDDFGDSALVFSLNFFIEDGFRVPRMRSEMRYRIDDQFRKKGVTIPFPQRDVHFFQHGPIALKND, from the coding sequence ATGGAAAATCTAAAATCAATTTTCTCATCGTTCAAGGACTTCCTCTCCTATCAGATTATTGAAAGTGAAAATATTCATATCACTGTGGGAACCTTACTTACTATAGTGATCGCCATTATTGTGGTTACTTATTTTCTGCGAATCGTTCATAATTTAGTAGTTAAGAAGTTACCCAAATCTGATCAAAACAAGTTTGTCAGTATTTTTTCTTTTTTAAAATACCTTTTTTACGTTCTGGTGATCATCGTTATCCTCCATTCTTCAGGAGTTAATCTCACAGTTTTATTAACTGCTTCCGCAGCCCTTTTTGTAGGTTTGGGATTTGCCTTACAAACCCTCTTTCAGGACATTATTTCTGGAGTTTTGATGATCCTTGATCAATCCATACACGTGGGAGACATTATAGAGGTGGAAGGTAAAGTAGGAAGGGTATTCGAGATACGCCTGAGAAGTACCAGAGCTTTAACACGAGACGACAAAGTACTCATTATTCCGAACCATATCTTTCTAACCAATACGATATACAATTTTACGCAGAACCATAATACTACCCGTGAATCACTGGTAGTTGGCGTGGCCTATGGCAGTGATGTGCAATTGGTGACAAAAATCTTAGAAGAAACTGCCATGGATCAAATAGGAGTTTTAAAAGACCCGCCTCCATTTGTTCAGTTTGATGACTTTGGCGATTCAGCTCTTGTATTTTCTCTTAACTTCTTTATAGAAGACGGCTTTAGGGTACCCAGAATGCGCAGTGAAATGCGTTATAGAATAGATGATCAATTCAGGAAGAAAGGTGTTACTATTCCATTTCCACAAAGGGATGTACATTTTTTCCAGCACGGGCCTATTGCGCTTAAGAATGATTAA
- a CDS encoding ABC transporter permease: MNKLGLIIKREYLAKVRNKSFVIMTFLSPILMVGMVVLIAYLTKINDSETRVIGILNESSFYSGDFGSTEALSYVSLRDLTLEEAKDTVIGQNFYGLLYLPEGRTAEEVAKQAYFYTQEAPVSGITDKLDAVFRERLRQQKLMELGVTAEEFASIDSGFQLKTETFEGQQNLKGINELKAFIGGGFGYLIMMFIIIYGGFVMRSVIEEKTSRIIEVIISSVKPFQLMMGKIIGTSLAGLTQFAIWIFSASLLLFAIMSFLGLETSAFQSASVLPGGAVNELSSMSSDMSEMQLYANELFQIPWAMLIFFFMIYFVLGYLIYSSIYAAIGAAVDNETDTQQFIFPIILPLMLAIYVGFFSVFGNPHGPIAVGFSLFPLTSPIVMLMRLPGGLGEGGVPIWQLILSIFFLLITFIGIVWLAAKIYRVGILMYGKKPSYKELFKWLKY; this comes from the coding sequence ATGAATAAGTTAGGCCTGATTATTAAAAGGGAATACCTGGCCAAGGTGAGGAATAAATCATTTGTGATCATGACCTTCCTGAGTCCGATCCTGATGGTTGGGATGGTAGTATTGATTGCCTATTTAACTAAGATCAATGACAGTGAGACCAGAGTAATCGGCATTCTCAATGAAAGTTCATTTTATTCCGGGGATTTTGGGTCAACAGAAGCGCTTTCCTATGTAAGCCTGAGGGATCTCACCCTGGAGGAAGCAAAGGATACGGTAATTGGGCAGAACTTTTATGGCTTGTTGTATCTTCCTGAGGGCCGGACTGCCGAAGAGGTAGCTAAACAGGCCTATTTCTATACTCAGGAAGCCCCGGTTTCTGGAATCACGGATAAACTCGATGCAGTCTTTCGCGAACGCCTACGACAGCAAAAATTGATGGAATTGGGAGTCACAGCTGAAGAATTTGCTTCGATCGACTCCGGATTTCAGCTAAAAACAGAAACCTTTGAAGGGCAGCAAAATTTAAAGGGGATCAATGAACTCAAGGCATTTATCGGCGGAGGATTTGGTTACCTAATCATGATGTTTATCATTATTTACGGTGGCTTTGTGATGCGAAGCGTAATCGAGGAAAAAACAAGTCGCATTATCGAAGTGATTATTTCTTCCGTAAAACCCTTTCAATTGATGATGGGCAAAATCATCGGCACTTCCCTGGCAGGCCTCACGCAATTCGCGATCTGGATCTTCTCGGCGAGTTTGTTATTATTTGCCATTATGTCGTTTTTGGGATTGGAGACTTCCGCATTTCAAAGTGCCTCGGTCTTACCTGGCGGAGCGGTAAATGAACTCAGTAGCATGAGTTCAGACATGAGTGAGATGCAACTATACGCCAATGAGCTGTTTCAGATTCCCTGGGCAATGCTGATCTTCTTTTTTATGATCTATTTTGTTCTTGGATATCTGATATACAGTTCAATCTACGCTGCCATAGGTGCTGCAGTTGATAATGAAACAGATACCCAGCAATTCATTTTCCCGATTATTCTCCCTCTGATGCTCGCTATTTACGTGGGCTTCTTTTCGGTATTTGGAAATCCTCATGGTCCCATTGCTGTTGGATTTTCCCTCTTCCCGCTTACCTCTCCCATAGTGATGCTGATGAGGCTCCCTGGAGGACTGGGTGAAGGAGGGGTTCCAATATGGCAACTTATACTGTCTATATTTTTTCTACTGATTACCTTTATAGGAATTGTATGGCTGGCTGCAAAAATTTACAGGGTAGGAATTCTTATGTATGGAAAAAAACCCAGTTATAAAGAATTGTTTAAATGGTTAAAATACTGA
- a CDS encoding ABC transporter ATP-binding protein yields MSSILVADGITKQFGSHFALNDVSLEIPANCIYGLLGPNGAGKTTLIRIINQITYPDQGQIHFAGEPLQPHHIAMIGYLPEERGLYKSMKVGEQALYLAQLKGLSKAEAKKRLLYWFDRLQIGDWWNKKIQELSKGMAQKIQFIVTVLHQPKLLIFDEPFSGFDPINANIIKEEILHLKEQGTSIIFSTHRMESVEEICEYIALLHNAEKILDGKLSDIKKQYKNNIYKVGMAVQQGEEFLKELSKNFQITSSSFDPEAAELEFQIQLPSDDTRYLLNQLSSKGTIYNFIETVPTANDIFIKTVQSKSAHE; encoded by the coding sequence ATGAGTTCTATCCTGGTTGCCGATGGTATTACCAAACAGTTCGGATCCCATTTTGCCCTTAATGACGTTTCCCTGGAAATACCTGCCAACTGCATCTACGGCTTATTAGGCCCTAACGGTGCCGGAAAGACTACTCTGATTAGAATTATCAATCAGATTACCTATCCGGATCAGGGACAAATCCACTTCGCAGGAGAGCCGCTACAACCTCATCATATTGCGATGATAGGTTATTTACCTGAAGAAAGGGGGCTTTACAAGAGTATGAAAGTTGGGGAACAAGCCTTGTATCTGGCACAATTAAAAGGATTGTCCAAAGCCGAAGCTAAGAAAAGGTTGCTCTACTGGTTTGATCGGCTGCAGATTGGAGATTGGTGGAATAAGAAAATACAGGAACTCTCCAAGGGGATGGCACAAAAAATACAATTTATTGTCACCGTATTACATCAGCCTAAATTGCTCATTTTTGACGAACCTTTTAGTGGTTTTGATCCTATAAATGCCAACATCATCAAAGAAGAAATATTACATCTCAAGGAGCAGGGCACTTCCATTATTTTTTCTACTCACAGAATGGAATCTGTTGAAGAGATTTGTGAATATATTGCACTGTTGCACAATGCGGAAAAAATTCTGGATGGCAAACTTTCTGATATTAAAAAACAGTACAAGAACAACATCTATAAGGTAGGAATGGCAGTTCAACAAGGAGAAGAATTCTTGAAAGAGCTCTCTAAGAATTTTCAGATCACCTCTTCCTCTTTTGATCCGGAAGCGGCTGAGTTAGAATTTCAGATACAACTGCCATCAGATGATACAAGATATCTCTTGAATCAACTTTCCTCTAAAGGGACCATCTATAACTTTATTGAAACGGTCCCTACGGCCAATGACATCTTCATCAAAACAGTGCAAAGCAAGTCTGCCCATGAATAA
- the dnaJ gene encoding molecular chaperone DnaJ yields MKQDFYEILGISKSASAAEIKKAYRKKALEYHPDKNPGDAKAEEMFKKSAEAYEVLSDPDKRARYDQYGHAAFEGGGFGGGGMNMEDIFSQFGDIFGSAFGGSFGGFGGFGGGQRRVKGSNLRIRVKLSLEEVAEGVEKKVKVKRKVKADGVTYKTCSTCNGNGQVTKITNTILGRMQTAATCSSCGGSGQIIDHRPADADAQGLKVVEETVSIKIPAGVENGMQLKVSNKGNEAPGNSIPGDLLVAIETKEHETLKREGDNLHYDLYVSISDAVLGTSKEIDTVGGKVRIKLEPGIQSGKILRLRGKGINNLNGYGSGDLLVHVNVWTPKELNKEQREFFEKMSQNENFEPKPEKSDKSFFEKVKDMFS; encoded by the coding sequence ATGAAGCAAGACTTTTACGAAATATTGGGGATCAGCAAATCGGCTTCCGCAGCGGAGATAAAAAAAGCCTACAGGAAAAAGGCTCTGGAATACCATCCGGATAAAAATCCGGGGGATGCCAAGGCAGAAGAAATGTTTAAAAAATCTGCAGAGGCTTACGAGGTACTCAGTGATCCGGACAAGCGAGCAAGATATGATCAATACGGTCATGCTGCCTTTGAAGGAGGCGGATTCGGTGGCGGAGGGATGAATATGGAGGATATCTTCAGTCAGTTTGGAGATATATTTGGCAGTGCATTCGGAGGAAGTTTCGGTGGTTTCGGGGGGTTTGGCGGAGGCCAGCGCCGAGTTAAAGGGAGTAATCTCAGGATTCGGGTAAAACTCTCTCTGGAAGAAGTTGCTGAGGGAGTAGAGAAAAAGGTGAAGGTAAAGCGGAAGGTGAAGGCCGATGGGGTTACCTATAAAACTTGTTCTACATGTAATGGTAATGGACAGGTTACCAAAATTACCAATACCATTTTGGGTCGTATGCAAACTGCGGCAACTTGTAGTAGTTGCGGAGGAAGTGGTCAAATTATAGATCATCGTCCGGCGGATGCAGATGCCCAGGGATTAAAGGTAGTAGAAGAAACGGTATCGATTAAGATTCCCGCTGGTGTTGAAAACGGGATGCAACTTAAAGTGAGTAATAAAGGAAACGAAGCTCCCGGAAACAGCATACCAGGAGATCTTTTGGTGGCCATAGAAACCAAGGAACACGAAACTTTAAAACGGGAAGGCGATAACTTACACTATGACCTGTATGTGAGTATATCCGATGCGGTCCTGGGCACTTCCAAAGAAATTGATACTGTTGGAGGAAAAGTGCGGATTAAACTGGAACCCGGAATTCAGTCGGGAAAAATTCTCCGTTTACGTGGAAAGGGAATTAATAACCTAAATGGTTATGGCAGTGGAGACCTCCTTGTCCACGTAAATGTTTGGACACCTAAGGAGTTGAATAAGGAACAACGTGAGTTTTTTGAAAAAATGAGTCAGAACGAAAATTTCGAGCCTAAGCCGGAGAAATCGGATAAATCATTTTTTGAAAAAGTAAAAGACATGTTTTCTTAA
- a CDS encoding nucleotide exchange factor GrpE, giving the protein MSKKDKTEEIEELENELHPDETQVEGNDQSVDAEDTEETSSLSEKEQMEAELEKEKDKFLRLFAEFENFKRRTSKERIDLFKTAGQEVIVSLLPVLDDFERALNELGKSSEKELFKGVELIYNKFKDTLKAKGLAEVQAKEGDAFDAEIHDAITQIPAPNKKLKGKIIDVVEKGYSLGDKIIRHPKVVVGN; this is encoded by the coding sequence ATGAGTAAAAAAGATAAAACTGAAGAAATAGAAGAGCTGGAGAACGAATTGCACCCTGATGAGACTCAGGTAGAAGGAAACGACCAATCCGTTGATGCCGAGGATACTGAAGAAACCTCTTCCTTATCAGAAAAAGAACAGATGGAGGCTGAATTGGAAAAGGAGAAAGATAAGTTCCTTCGCCTTTTTGCTGAATTTGAAAATTTTAAAAGAAGGACCTCCAAAGAGCGGATAGACCTTTTTAAAACGGCAGGTCAGGAAGTCATCGTTTCCTTACTTCCTGTTTTGGATGATTTTGAACGCGCCCTGAACGAATTGGGCAAATCTTCAGAGAAGGAGTTGTTCAAAGGTGTTGAACTTATATACAATAAATTTAAAGATACCTTAAAGGCCAAAGGTCTCGCAGAGGTACAAGCTAAGGAAGGTGATGCTTTCGACGCTGAGATCCACGATGCCATAACCCAGATCCCTGCCCCTAATAAAAAACTAAAGGGCAAGATTATAGATGTGGTAGAAAAAGGCTACAGCTTAGGGGACAAGATCATTAGGCACCCCAAGGTAGTGGTGGGCAATTAA
- a CDS encoding TIGR01777 family oxidoreductase codes for MCILITGATGLIGNAIVQKCRDNNINVNFLTTRKNKLKKEEGLKGFYWNPKKGEIDLACFEGVTAVINLAGSSISQRWTKANKKKILDSRLNSLQTLRSALKKIDTSEISSFVSASAIGIYPHSFDHYYSEEEKEVDNSFLGEVVSKWEQEIQEFTKFPFSVATLRVGLVLSMDGGALPAIVRPVKAYVGAAFGSGEQWQSWIHIDDLARQFLFIVEHSLEGVFNGVAPNPVTNNRLVKEVAEVMNRPILLPNIPQGLMRLILGEMSLILFVSQRVSSKKIEEEGFDFYYKNICNALENVIQSEEKESDIYHKEFV; via the coding sequence ATGTGCATTTTGATTACCGGGGCGACGGGGCTGATTGGCAATGCAATAGTTCAGAAATGCAGAGACAATAACATTAATGTCAATTTCCTCACTACCCGAAAAAACAAGTTAAAAAAAGAGGAGGGCCTGAAGGGGTTCTACTGGAATCCCAAAAAGGGCGAGATTGACCTTGCTTGTTTCGAAGGGGTTACGGCAGTCATCAATCTTGCAGGATCGTCTATTTCGCAAAGATGGACCAAGGCTAACAAAAAGAAAATCCTCGATAGTAGGCTAAATAGCCTGCAAACTTTAAGATCTGCCTTAAAGAAAATCGATACTTCTGAAATATCATCTTTTGTTTCTGCCTCCGCCATCGGAATTTACCCCCATTCCTTTGACCATTATTACTCGGAAGAAGAAAAAGAAGTAGATAATAGTTTTCTAGGCGAAGTAGTTTCCAAATGGGAACAGGAAATACAAGAATTTACAAAATTTCCCTTTTCTGTCGCTACGCTTCGTGTAGGATTGGTTCTCTCTATGGATGGAGGTGCGCTTCCGGCCATTGTAAGGCCGGTAAAGGCATACGTGGGAGCAGCTTTTGGCAGTGGTGAACAGTGGCAGTCATGGATTCATATAGATGATTTGGCTAGGCAGTTTTTATTTATTGTTGAGCATAGCCTGGAGGGCGTGTTCAATGGAGTGGCCCCTAATCCTGTCACCAATAATCGCCTTGTTAAGGAAGTTGCGGAAGTGATGAACCGACCTATATTATTGCCAAATATTCCACAGGGCCTAATGCGCCTTATACTTGGGGAAATGTCCCTTATTCTTTTTGTGAGTCAGAGGGTGAGCAGCAAGAAAATTGAAGAAGAGGGATTTGATTTTTATTATAAAAATATATGTAATGCCCTTGAGAATGTAATTCAATCGGAAGAAAAAGAGAGCGATATTTATCACAAGGAATTTGTGTAA
- the mnmD gene encoding tRNA (5-methylaminomethyl-2-thiouridine)(34)-methyltransferase MnmD gives MKRSIITTADGSRTISIADWNEQYHSKHGAIQEAYHVFIKHGLTACSRNEISILEAGFGTGLNALITLHEAEKRNLNISYTGVEAFPLKLEEVLDLDYVKSLGVPQLEEIFKLMHTCKWEEKVTLNPSFQLRKRKIDFREIRDQEHYNLIYFDAFGARVQPELWTQAVFQGMFNALKPGGILVTYSAKGSVRRAMEAVGFVVERLPGPPGKREMLRAVKKH, from the coding sequence GTGAAACGTTCAATAATAACTACAGCCGACGGATCAAGAACCATTTCCATAGCAGATTGGAACGAACAATACCACTCCAAACACGGCGCTATACAGGAGGCATACCACGTTTTTATAAAACACGGACTTACAGCATGTTCCAGGAACGAGATTTCCATTCTTGAAGCCGGCTTTGGTACCGGCCTTAATGCGCTGATAACCCTCCACGAAGCTGAAAAGAGAAATTTAAACATTAGCTATACAGGAGTAGAAGCCTTCCCTTTGAAGCTCGAGGAGGTTCTGGACTTAGACTATGTTAAATCATTGGGCGTACCCCAGCTGGAGGAGATATTTAAGCTTATGCATACTTGTAAGTGGGAGGAAAAGGTGACTTTAAATCCCTCCTTCCAACTACGAAAACGCAAAATAGATTTTAGGGAGATTAGAGATCAAGAGCACTACAATCTCATTTATTTTGATGCGTTTGGGGCAAGGGTGCAGCCTGAGCTTTGGACACAAGCTGTTTTCCAGGGAATGTTTAACGCTTTGAAACCCGGCGGAATATTGGTTACCTATTCTGCCAAAGGAAGTGTGAGACGTGCGATGGAAGCTGTGGGTTTTGTCGTAGAGCGACTTCCGGGCCCTCCGGGAAAACGAGAAATGCTTCGTGCCGTAAAGAAACACTAA
- a CDS encoding DUF4920 domain-containing protein, which yields MKGFNIFLVVFLLLWSCKEQNSQTKSTSNEAEKEVVQVFGSSFEATEIRSEAELAEAITELNESDSLSTTFSAKVTEVCQMKGCWMKVSLNGEEEVHVTFKDYGFFVPKDIAGSEVVIHGKAFKEKMSVEDQKHYAKDGGATEEEIDQITTDRTSYRFIADGVRLAN from the coding sequence ATGAAAGGTTTTAACATTTTCCTTGTTGTTTTTCTTCTTTTATGGAGCTGTAAGGAACAGAATTCTCAGACCAAATCCACCTCAAACGAAGCAGAGAAAGAGGTAGTTCAGGTTTTTGGCAGCTCTTTTGAAGCAACTGAGATACGATCCGAAGCGGAGTTGGCCGAAGCGATTACAGAGCTAAACGAGTCGGATAGTCTATCGACTACTTTCAGTGCGAAAGTTACCGAGGTTTGCCAGATGAAAGGCTGTTGGATGAAGGTCTCCCTCAACGGTGAAGAAGAAGTGCACGTAACCTTTAAGGATTACGGTTTTTTTGTTCCCAAGGATATTGCCGGCAGTGAAGTTGTCATTCACGGAAAAGCCTTTAAGGAAAAAATGAGTGTTGAGGACCAGAAGCACTACGCTAAAGATGGTGGTGCTACCGAAGAGGAGATTGATCAGATCACAACCGACAGAACTTCATATCGTTTTATTGCCGATGGAGTTCGCTTAGCGAATTGA
- a CDS encoding branched-chain amino acid aminotransferase: protein METKTGNIIIEKIKESKITKVDFSNLPFGKVYSDHMLVCDYKDGAWQAPRIMPYGPVSLDPSAKIFHYGQSVFEGMKAYKDAEGRAWLFRPEENQKRLNISSKRISIPELPKEIFMEGLTTLLKLEKDWIPTTPGSSLYVRPFIFASGSGLHASPADQYKFFIVCAPSGPYFAGKIKVLIEEKYSRAANGGVGYAKAGGNYAGQFYPTQLAQDKGYQQVIWTDDNTHEYIEEAGAMNIFVRINDTLMTSPVSDRILDGVTRKSVIDIAKAEGIPVEIRKIRVEELISASKNGSLKEMFGAGTAAVISPVSGFGHRESDYSLPELENSYAALLKKRITDIQYNKAEDPFGWRFQVG, encoded by the coding sequence ATGGAGACCAAAACGGGTAATATCATTATTGAAAAAATCAAAGAGTCAAAGATCACGAAGGTCGATTTCTCAAACCTACCATTCGGAAAAGTCTATTCCGATCACATGTTGGTTTGCGATTATAAGGACGGGGCATGGCAAGCGCCACGCATTATGCCCTACGGACCAGTTTCTTTAGATCCTTCCGCCAAGATATTCCATTACGGTCAGTCTGTTTTTGAAGGTATGAAGGCTTACAAGGATGCCGAGGGTCGGGCATGGCTGTTCAGACCTGAAGAAAATCAAAAGCGACTCAATATTTCTTCTAAGCGAATTTCCATACCTGAACTTCCAAAGGAGATCTTTATGGAAGGTCTCACAACTCTTTTAAAACTCGAAAAGGATTGGATCCCAACTACCCCTGGGAGTTCGCTCTACGTAAGACCCTTTATTTTTGCTTCCGGCTCAGGACTTCACGCTTCGCCTGCAGACCAGTATAAGTTCTTTATCGTTTGTGCTCCTTCGGGGCCTTACTTTGCAGGGAAGATCAAGGTTCTGATCGAGGAAAAGTATTCAAGAGCTGCCAACGGAGGTGTAGGTTACGCTAAAGCCGGCGGAAATTATGCTGGACAGTTCTACCCTACTCAACTCGCCCAGGATAAGGGTTATCAGCAAGTGATCTGGACCGATGATAACACTCATGAATATATAGAGGAGGCAGGAGCCATGAATATTTTCGTCAGAATCAATGATACCCTGATGACCAGTCCTGTAAGCGATAGGATTCTGGATGGGGTAACGCGAAAAAGTGTAATTGATATTGCAAAAGCAGAGGGTATTCCAGTTGAAATAAGAAAAATAAGGGTGGAAGAACTTATTTCCGCTTCTAAAAACGGAAGCCTGAAAGAAATGTTCGGAGCAGGTACAGCTGCGGTGATCTCACCGGTCTCAGGATTCGGACACAGAGAAAGTGATTACAGCCTGCCGGAACTGGAAAACAGTTATGCAGCACTATTAAAGAAAAGGATCACTGATATACAGTACAACAAGGCCGAAGATCCTTTTGGTTGGCGATTTCAAGTGGGTTAA
- a CDS encoding nucleoside triphosphate pyrophosphohydrolase family protein — MKSKIDAVAQFHHSFGLGVSDTPRADLGEAKNLLRYNLMDEENEEYYEAAQNGDLVEVADALGDMLYILCGTILEHGMQHIIEDVFEEIQRSNMSKLGEDGKPIYREDGKVLKGPGYFKPDIKTILDR, encoded by the coding sequence ATGAAAAGCAAGATAGATGCAGTTGCCCAGTTTCATCATTCTTTTGGATTGGGAGTGTCTGATACTCCTAGAGCCGATCTGGGTGAAGCCAAAAATTTACTCCGGTATAACCTTATGGATGAGGAAAACGAAGAGTATTACGAAGCGGCTCAGAATGGCGATCTGGTTGAAGTGGCCGATGCCCTTGGCGATATGCTCTATATTTTGTGTGGTACCATCCTCGAACACGGAATGCAGCATATTATCGAAGATGTATTTGAGGAAATACAACGCAGCAATATGAGTAAGTTGGGAGAAGACGGTAAGCCCATCTATCGCGAGGATGGCAAAGTCCTGAAAGGACCGGGATATTTTAAACCGGATATTAAAACTATCCTGGACAGGTAA
- the crcB gene encoding fluoride efflux transporter CrcB, whose protein sequence is MKHFLLVFLGGGIGSGLRYLISKFLNPYFSSFYLGTFSVNIIGCLLIGLILGITSKSSSLNSTSLVFLTVGFCGGFTTFSSFALENYDMLREGQLFSFFFYTLSSILVGILAVALGFWLVKLLA, encoded by the coding sequence ATGAAACACTTTTTACTGGTCTTTCTTGGTGGAGGAATCGGCAGCGGCCTTCGCTACCTTATCAGCAAATTTTTAAATCCTTATTTCAGTTCTTTTTACCTGGGTACATTCAGTGTGAATATTATAGGTTGCCTGCTCATAGGCCTGATTCTGGGGATCACTTCAAAATCTTCTTCCTTAAATAGCACTTCTCTTGTATTCCTTACCGTAGGTTTTTGTGGGGGCTTTACCACCTTCTCCTCATTTGCCCTTGAAAATTATGATATGCTCAGAGAGGGACAACTATTCTCATTTTTCTTTTATACACTTAGCAGTATACTTGTCGGTATTCTCGCTGTAGCCTTGGGGTTCTGGTTGGTAAAACTCCTTGCTTAA
- a CDS encoding P-II family nitrogen regulator translates to MKKVEAIIRKSKFDDVKKALHEIEVNFFSYWDVTGVGNEKQGHVYRGISYSTSDIQRRYLEIVISDDFLEKTINAVLEAAYTGNVGDGKIFVSDVLQAYRIRTKENGHAGIN, encoded by the coding sequence ATGAAAAAAGTAGAAGCAATTATTCGAAAATCAAAATTTGATGATGTGAAAAAAGCACTTCATGAAATTGAGGTGAATTTCTTCAGTTACTGGGATGTCACCGGCGTCGGAAATGAAAAACAAGGGCATGTCTATAGAGGTATTTCTTACAGCACCTCAGATATTCAAAGGAGATACCTGGAGATTGTTATTTCTGACGACTTCCTGGAGAAAACAATTAATGCAGTTCTGGAAGCAGCCTATACAGGAAATGTAGGTGATGGGAAAATTTTTGTTTCCGATGTCTTACAAGCCTACAGGATTCGAACCAAAGAGAACGGACACGCAGGAATCAATTAA